The region CTAAGGAGATAAAGGAGAAACACCCCGAAATCGGCGAAGACGTTAAGGTAATGGGCGTTAGGGTAGGCGAGAAGATGAAGATAACAATCGCCTGCGCCTTTGTGGATAGATTCGTGAAAGACGTTGAGGACTACGCCCAGAAGAGGGAGAACGTAAGGAAAATAGCCCTCGAGGTTGCCAAGCAGTTCACAAACAGGGAAGTGGAAGTAGAGGTTAACACAGGCGACGACCTTGAGAGTGGAAACGTGTACATAACGGTTACCGGCACGAGCGCCGAGGCCGGAGACGACGGAGAAGTGGGAAGGGGCAACAGGGTCAACGGCCTTATCACTCCCTACAGGCCTATGAGCCTGGAGGCGGCAGCCGGAAAGAACCCGATAACCCACGTGGGGAAGCTCTACAACATAACCGCAAACGAAATAGCAAAGGGCGTAGTATCTGAAATAGAGGGAATCGAAGAGGCCTACGTTTACATGGTAAGCCAGATAGGTAAGCCCGTTAACCAACCCCTTGCCGTAGACGTTAAGGTTAGAAGCCAAGAGCCCGCCCAAGCCTTCCAGGGGAAGGTAGAAGAGATAGTTAAAGAGCACCTTGCCCAGATGAAGGAGATTTGGAAGAGACTTGTAAACGGCGAAATCACCGTTTACTAATAGTAGGGGGCAGGGGCCCCCTACTTTATCTCTCTGCAGACTCCCCGCTCACACACCTTTACCCCTTCAACTTCCGGGTTTAACCTGAAGAACCTGTAAGGCCTGAACTCCTTCAAGAGCTTCCCGAGAGCCTCTTGGGAGGCCGACTCAACAACGGAGAGCTCACCGCCTTCCATTAAAACGGCCTCCACCAGGGAGACAACTCCGGAAGGATACCTGTTAACGGCCTCTGAGTAACTCCTCAGAACGTTTTCGGCAACTTTTTTAAACTCATTTAAGCCCAAAAGCTCCGACATTATAAGCAGGTTCTGAACCATAACGGCAACTCCGGAAGGGTAGGCGCCGTCGAAGGGGTCGGCCAGGTTAAAGGTGTTATCGGATGAGCCGTACAGGCGGCCGCCTCTGTAGAAGGCTTTAACGGCAATATCGGCAAGCTCGGCTGCGGCAGAGTAGAAGTCGTCGTTTAAAGTGGCAGAGCCGAGTTCGAGTAGCCCCCTTATCAGAAATGCGTAGTCGTCGAGTAAGGCCTCTACCGCCGGCTCACTCCCGTAGAGAACGTGGTAGAGCTTCCCATCCCTGTAAGAGCGCTCAAGGAGGGAGGTTGCAAGGGCAACGGCCCTTTCCTTTGCCGCAGGCTCAACAAACCGTGAAGCTACGGCAAGCCCCCACAGCAGGTAGCCGTTCCAGTCGGTAAGGGCCTTTTCATCGGTTGCGGGAGGGACCTTCTTGCCTCTGAGGGAGAGGAGTTTAGAGTCGACAAGGGCCTTCTTCTTTAGGAGGTCTTCAAGGCTCAAGCCGAGCTTCTCGGCCTTTACCTCAAACTCCTCCGCCGGGTAGAGGAGGTTAAGCCCCTCCTCCCAGTTGCCCTCGGGAGAGAGGTTGTAGAGCTGGCGGGCAAACTCAAGCTCCTCGGGGGTAAGGGCCTCCTTAAGCTCACCCCAGGTAAAGGCGTAGTAGCGCCCCTCCCCTTCGGGGGAGTCGGCATCCTGGGAGGAGGCAAAGAGGCCGTTTGAAAGGAGAAGCTCTCTCTCAAGGTAGGAGATGAGCTCTTTAACGGTCTCTTTAAAGAGCCAGTATCCGCTCAAGGCGTAAGCCTCTGAATAGATCACAAGCAGGCCGGCCTGGTCGTAGAGCATCTTCTCAAAGTGGGGCACAAACCAGGCGGCATCGGTGCTGTAGCGGTGAAAGCCGCCCCCTATCTGGTCGTAAACGGAGCCCAGCCTCATGGCTTTTAGGGTGAAGGCTGCAGATTCAAAGGCCCTACCGGAACCTCCCAGGGAGAAGTAGCGCAGGAGGAACCAGTTGAAGTGGGGAAGGGGGAACTTGGGAGGAGGAGAGTAGCCGCCGTTAACCGGGTCGAGGCGGCTTTCAATCTCTTTAAAGCAGTTTGCGGCGGCCGAGGGGCCGGGAAGCTCGCCTTCCAACCCCTCAAGTAGGGAGGCAAGCCTTTTAACCACCTCTTTGGCGCCTTTAACAACCGAATCGGGCTTCTTCTCCCACAGCTCTGCCACTTCAAGGAGCAACCTTTTAAAACGTTCTTTGGGAACGTAGGTGGCTATGAAGAAGGGCTCTCCTTCCGGGGTGGCAAAAACGGAAAGGGGCCACCCGCAGCTGCCGCCCATTGCCCGGCAGGCCTCCATGTAGAAACGGTCTACGTGGGGAAGCTCCTCCCTGTCTACCTTTACGGGAACGAAGCGGCTGTTTAGAATTCGGGCCACTTCTTCGTCTTGAAAAGACTCTTCCTCCATAACGTGGCACCAGTGGCAGGAGGAGTAGCCGATGGATATAAAGAGGGGTTTGTTTTCTTTCCCGGCTTTCTCAAAGGCTTCTTTACCGAAAGGGAACCAGTTTACCGGGTTGTCTGCGTGCTGCCGCAGGTAGAGGGATTTTTCAAAAGCGAGCCTGTTGGCCATAACAGGTAGCCTCCTAATCGAGAATGGTTCTTAATTTATGGCTACCTATCGGGCATGGTAAAGTAGCGACCGGAGAAGCTCCTGAAACGGTACACGCTCCCCAGCTTTTCAAACCGAACGGGGAGCATGGGAACCTTCCCGTAACCTCCCGGCCCGTCTACCGCGTAGTAGGGGAGGGCAAGGGGAGAGAGGCGGGTTTGAAGCTCCTCAAGGAGTTTAAGGCCCAAACTTATAGGGGTTGAAAAGTGCATAACCCCCTCAACGGGGTCGCAGTGAAAGAGGTAGTAGGGGCGCACCTTTATCCTCTGAAGCCCCCTGAAGAGCCTCTCAAGAACAGAAACGGAGTCGTTAACCCCCTTCAAGAGAACTGTTTGGTTGTTAACGGGAACGCCGCACTTTAAAAGGGCCTTTACCGCTTCGGCCGCCTCTGCAGTAAGTTCGTCGGGGTGGTTAAAGTGGGTGTTTACCCAAACTTTTTGGGCCCTCTCAAGGAGCGAAAGGAGCTCACTCCTCAGAACCGCAGAGGGCTCAACAACAGGCAGCCGGGTGCCTATCCGAACAACCTCAACGCTCTCTATTTTCTTCAGACCCAAGAGCAGCCTCTCCAGAAGCTCTAATGGCAGAAGGAGGGGCTCTCCGCCGGAGATGAGGACGTCCCGAACCTGAGGGTTTCTCCGCACGTAGGAGAGAACTGCATCTACCTCATCTTCTGAGATTGTAAAGAGAGGCCTCCTCCAGTTACGCTTACGCATACAGAACCGGCACAGAACCGGACAGTAGTTGGTTGTTACAACGAGAACCCTATCGGGGTAACGGTGGGTTAGGCAAGGAGCTTTCCTGTCGCGCTCCTCCCTTAAGGGGTCGGGCTCCCCGAGGTTCTGAAGCTCAGGGTTAAGCTCTTCAAGGGAAGGAAGGAGCATACGCCTTACGGCGAAGCTCTCGGCCGCCAGCCGGGCGTAGTACTCGGTTGTAGAAAAAGGGTATACGGGAACAACGGCCCTGAAGGCCTCCCTCTCTCGGGGAGAGAGGGGTAAAAGCCCTTCAAGGGCTTCAAGGCTTGTAATTACCCTCATTCAAACTTCCACCCGCAGGCATCGAGCTCTTGGTAGATGGAGTCTCTCTGGCCGAACCGGACAAACTTAACCGTTTCTCCCTCCATCTTCAGGTAGATGGCCCTGTACTCACCGTAGGGAGAGGTTACCCTGAGCCTGTAGATGTCGTGTTTAGAGTCCCTCCTCAGTAGCCGGGAGGTGCTCTCTATCCGTGAAAGGGCAGATACGAAGCTATCGAACAGGAAGGGTTTAACGGAAACCTCTTTAACCATATCTTTCCTGAACCGCTTAGAGAAGAGAACCTTGAGCTTCCCTCCCTTACCCTCAACAAGCTCGGTAAGGGCGTTAAGGGCAACCTCTATGAAGAGCTCAACCTTGGGCTTTGGGACTTCCTGAGCCTTCAGGTTCTCTATCTGACGCTCCTTCTGGGCAACTTCGCCCTTCAGGCGGGATATCTCTATCTGGAGGTCCTCTATTTTGGCCCTGTAACGGTCTATGTCTTTAAGCTCCTGCTCTCTCTTTCTGAACTCCTCCTCCCGCTTTTTCAGCTGTTGAAGTTGGGAGCGAAGCTCCCCTATCTCCTGATAGAGCTCCTTTATTTTCCTGTCCTTACCTTTAAGCTTCTCGTTCAGGTTCTTAATCTGCCTTACAAGGCTATCCCTACTCTGGAACCGCCTCTCCTTCCGTTGAACCTGCTGAGACTGCCGTTGCCGCTGCTCGGCCTCTACCCTTAGGAAGTACTCCTCAATGTCCCTGAACCCCTTTTCCATTGTTCTCTCCCGAAAAGTTGATAAATTGAACTCCATGACACTACAGATAGAAAATTTAGGTCACTCCACCTTTACGGTAAAGATTGGAAGTTTGGAGGTCCTAACAGACCCCTTCTTAACCGAGTGTGCAGGGGGAATAAAGAGGGCAGTGCCGGCTGCCAAAAGGCCGGAGGAGGTAACCCCGAAAGTTGTCATCGTATCCCACGCCCACTACGACCACCTGGACCTTAAAACCGTAAAAAGGCTAAAAGGAAAGCCCGTATACCTGACTCCGGAAAACTGTAAAAAGGTGATAAAAAGGGAAGAGGTAATAGAGCTGAAAAACTTTGAGTCGGTAGAGATTGAAGGGGTAAGGTTCTGGAAAGTTCCGGCCCACCACAACCGGGGCCGAAACCTACTCCACCCCGACACCGGGGTAGGCGGGTTCGTAATAGAACACGGAGGGGTTACCGTTTACTTTGCCGGGGATACAGCCTTCTCGGAGCACCTCTACAGCTCCATAGGGGAGAAGTTCAAGATAGATGTGGCAATGCTCCCCATAGGAGGGTTCTTCCCCGTTTTCAGGAAGTTCCACCAAACGCCGGAGGAGGCAGTTAAAGGTTTCAAAATCCTTAAAGCTCGCCGCCTCGTTCCCATACACTTCGGGAGCTGGCACCTGATTCCCCTCTTCCTTAGGTTAGAAAGGGCACTCGAAAGACTGATGGCCTGCAGCCTAACATCGGGAATAACAGACCGGGTAACAGTAATCCAACCGGGGGAGAGGGTCACCTTTGACATTTAGGAGCAACTATAGTAGTTTTAGTGTGCAATGAGACTGAGCAGGCTGATATTCGGAATTATCCTTCTAACAATAACGGTGTGTGCCGCACCGGCCGCCGAAGCGGCGGTTCAGTTTACAGACCGTCCGGTCTGCTCTTCCCTTTTAACTCATACGCTCTGCGAAGTTAAAACCTTCAAAGAGGAAAGAGTAACCGCCTCCGAGAGCCGGGAACTCCCGGTTCCTTTAAAGACAGAGGCCGTTTTTAAAGGGAGCCCACTAAACCTTAATGCCCCTTCAAGAGCATCCCCCACCCCTGCCCGCTAACCTCCGGCCGAATCGACTTCCAACCACTTTAAAGCCTATCGGGAGGACCACTATGATAAATGCCATATTGACAAAGATTCTCGGCAGCAGAAACGAAAGGGTTATAAAAAAGCTCAAGCCCATAGTAGAGAAAATCAACAGTCTCGAAAAGGAGTTTGAGAAAAAGAGCAAGGAAGAGCTTCAATCCCTCACCGCCAAGTGGCGCTCCGAGCTCCAAAAGCTCCAAACGGCCCAGGAACAGTTCAAGTACATGGACAAAATACTCCCCGAGGCCTTTGCAGCCGTTAGAGAAGCCGCAAAGCGAACCCTCGGAATGCGCCACTACGACGTCCAGCTGATAGGCGGCATCGTTCTCCACCAGGGAAAAATCGCCGAAATGAAAACAGGCGAAGGTAAAACTCTGGTTGCAACCCTGCCTTCCTACCTCAACGCACTTGCAGGCAGGGGCGTCCACGTTGTAACCGTAAACGACTACCTGGCCAAAAGGGACGCAGAGTGGATGGGCCCCGTTTACAACTACCTGGGGTTAACCGTAGGCTACCTCCAGAACCAGATGGAGCCTCCCCAGCGGAAAGAGATGTACGCCCGCGACATCACCTACGGAACAAACTCCGAGTTCGGATTCGACTACCTCAGAGACAACATGGTCTTCTCAAAAGAGGAGAAAGTCCAGAGGGAGCTCTTCTACGCAATAGTAGACGAGGCCGACTCAATCCTCATAGACGAAGCCCGAACTCCCCTTATAATCTCCGGCCCCTCCGAAGAGAGTGTAGACGTTTACTACATAGCCGATGCCATAGTCCGCCAGCTCAAAAAAGAGAAAGACTTCAAGCTCGAAGAGAAGACAAAAACGGCAACCCTCACCGACGAAGGCATCCGCCACGTAGAAGAGATAGTCAAGAAAATGACGGGAATGAAGGAGTTCAACCTTTACGACCCCAAATTCTCAGACCTCCTCCACGCGATAATACAGTCCCTCAGGGCCCACCACCTCTTCAAAAGGGACGTAGACTACGTTGTAAAAGACGGCAAAGTGATAATCGTAGACGAGTTCACCGGCCGGATTATGCCAGGCCGACGCTGGAGCGACGGTCTCCACCAAGCTGTAGAGGCCAAGGAAGGGGTAAAGATAGAGGCGGAAAACCAGACACTTGCAACCATTACCCTCCAGAACTACTTCAGGCTCTACAAAAAGCTCGCCGGCATGACGGGAACGGCAGAAACGGAAGCGGCAGAGCTTAAAGAGATTTACGGCCTCGACGTAGTCGTTATCCCCACAAACAAACCGGTAATCAGGAAAGACCACCCCGACCTCATATTCAAAACAAAGAGGGCAAAGTTCAACGCAGTGATAAAGGAGATAGAGAAGAACTACAAAATCGGCCGACCGGTTCTCGTGGGAACAAACTCCATAGAGGACTCTGAGTACCTCTCCAGACTCTTAAAACAGAGGGGCATTCCCCACCAGGTACTAAACGCCAAATACCACGAGAAAGAGGCAGAGATTGTTGCCCAGGCGGGAAGGTTGGGAGCGGTAACAATAGCCACCAACATGGCCGGTAGGGGAACCGACATCCTCCTTGGCGGCAATCCCGAGTTCCTCGCCAAAAAGGAGCTTAAGGAAAGGGGGATTACCCCGGAAAAGGTGGGTGAGGAGAAGTACCAAGAGATATACCAGGAAACTCTGAAAAAGTACAAGGAAATCACCGAGAAGGAGAAGGAGAAAGTTAAGGAACTAGGAGGCCTCTACATCATTGGAACCGAGCGGAACGAGTCAAGGCGTATAGATAACCAGCTCAGGGGAAGGGCCGGCAGGCAGGGAGACCCGGGAGAGTCCAGGTTCTTCCTCTCACTGGAGGATAACCTGCTGAGGCTCTTTGGTTCCGACCGCATAAAGAAGCTGATGGAGATGATGAACGTTCCCGAAGACGAGCCCATAACCCATAAGATGGTGAGCAAGGCCCTTGAAAACGCCCAGAGGAGAGTGGAGGAGCAGAACTTCCAGATTAGAAAGAGACTCCTTGAGTACGACGAGGTCTACAACGTTCAGAGGAAGGTTATATACGAGCAGAGGAACAAAATACTGGAAGGGGAAAACTTCAAGGAGGAGATTTTAGGTTTCATGGAGGACGTAGCCTGGGAGCTTGTTGACTCCTTCGCCCCCGAAAACGTCCTGCCCGACGAGTGGGACCTTGAAGGGCTCAAGAAAACCCTTGAGACGCGGTTCGGATTTGAGTTCCCGATACCAACAAAATACGAAGAGCTTATGAACCTTGAAGTTGAAGGGGCTCCTACCGACAGGGAGAAGCTGGCGAAGCTCATATACGACACGCTTGCTGAGAAGTACAACGAGCTGGAGAAACTGGTCGGAGAGGGTCAGCTCAGGGAGATAGAGAGGGTTGTAATGCTCGACAGGCTCGACCAATACTGGAGGGAGCACCTGAGAGCCCTGGACCACATAAAGGAGAGTATAGGCTGGAGGGGATACGGCCAGCGGGACCCGGTTGTAGAGTTCAAGAAGGAGGCCTTCCAGCTGTTTGAAGACCTTATCTCCAACATAGAGAACGGCGTTGTAGATTCACTCTTCAACTACTACAGGTATGCAAAAGAGCAGGTGCAAGAAGCTCAGCACTCCCAAGACTCAAATCTACAAACGGTTTGATAGAATAGTTGGCTGAAAGTTTAAGAGAGGGGATGGTGAAGAGAATCCTTGCAGCCTTAACTCTCGTTCTGATAGGCGTTAGCTCCGCCCAGGCCCGGATTTATACGGTAAAAAGGGGCGATTCACTGTACAAAATCGCCCACCGGTTCCACATCTCCATAAGGGAGCTTAAGCGGGCCAATCACCTGCGCTCAAACATACTGAGGCCCGGCCAGCGGCTCTACATACCGCCGCGCTTCCACAGCAGGGCTTGGTACCGCCAGTTTCGCCCGGAAAAGAGCACCGAAACCATCTCTTTCATAGAGAAAAAGTCGGAAGTTGAGAGGAACATATCATCGATAAGCAGCGAGATGGTTCCCCTTACCAACGCTGTTTACCAGGAGGCCGAAGAGCTTTCCGACGTGCTTTCAACTCCCCTAAACGTGAAGTACGACAACTGGAGCCTCTCTATCCTCAACAACCCCGAGTATAAGGGGATATTCTTTAAAACGCTCGCTCAGGTGTTTAAAGAGCTTAAAAACACCCCTTACGTTTTCGGGGGGAACAACCCCAAGTTCGGCCTCGACTGCTCGTCGTTCACGATGTATGTTTACAGGAAGCTGGGGGTAAAGCTTCCGAGAACGGCAAGAGCCCAGTACAACTTCGGAATTCCCATAGACAGGCACCACTTAAAGGTCGGAGATTTGGTCTTCTTCAGAACTTACGCCCGCTACCCCTCTCACGTGGGAATCTACATAGGAAACGGCAAGTTCATCCACTTCTCCTCTATGTACCACGGCTTGGCAATTTCGTCCCTTAACGACAGGTACTTCAGGAGGAGGTTTATCGGGGCAAGGAGAGTTCTATCTGAGAAGAAGATAAAACAGTTAATCTACGCCCAGACAAAATAAGAACAGGAGGTAAGTGCGATGAACACAAGACAGCTTCTAAAAGGGTGTGTCGCCGCGGCTTTTACGCTCGTGGCAGCCTCTGCTCCGGTTATGGCCCAGGTTGAGGCCACACAGCAGGACTACCAGGTTGTTCAGTCTCTACAGAGGGTATTCGAGAGCGTAGCCGAGAAGGTTAAACCGGCGGTTGTAAACATCAGCACGGTTTCCGAGATAAAGTTTAAGCACCCTCCTATTCCGCCCCAGTTCAGGGACTTCTTCCACCAGTTCGGAATACCTTTCCCCTTTCCCAACTTCCCCGACTCGTTCCAGACAAGGGCTTTAGGCTCGGGTTTCATCGTTAAGGTAAAAGACGGCTGGGCCTACATACTCACCAACAACCACGTTGTAGCCCACGCCAAGAAGATAAGGGTGAAGCTCAGCGACGGCACGGTCTACAGGGCAAAAGTTGTTGGAACAGACCCAAAAACCGACGTTGCCCTGATAAAAATCCACGTTGGGAACAAAAAGGTTCCCGTTCTCCAGTTGGGAGACTCCGACAAGATTAAAGTCGGCGAGTTTGTTATAGCGGTGGGGAACCCCTACGGCCTGAACTGGACTGTAACCCACGGGATAATATCTGCAAAGGGCAGACACGGACTCGGCCTCAACCCCATCGAGGACTTTATCCAGACCGATGCCGCAATTAACCCCGGTAACAGCGGCGGTCCGCTGTGCGATATTCACGGCAGGGTAATAGGTATAAACACCGCAATCGTCAGAAACGCCCAAGGGCTCGGCTTTGCCGTTCCCATAAACATCGCAAAGAAGGTAATGGAAGACCTCCTGAAGTACGGTAAGGTCATAAGGGGCTGGCTCGGCGTCTATATTGAAGACATCAGCGGAGAGCTCGCCCAGAAGTTCGGCGTTAAGGAAGGAGTACTTGTTACAAAGGTTATGCCTGGCTCTCCGGCGGAGAAGGGAGGCCTGAAGAGCGGGGATATTATTGTTGAGTTCAACGGAAAGCCGGTTAAAAACGTTGCAGACTTACAGCTCAAAGTTATAAACACCAAGCCCGGCACCAAGGTCAAGATTACCGTAATCAGGGACGGAGAGCGTAAAACTCTAACGGTTAAGATAGGGCAGATGCCGGGCAGCCAGCAGCTTGCGTCTGCAGACCTTCTCAGTAAGTACGGCTTCTCCGTTCAGAAGCTCACGCCGGAGCTCAGGGAGAAGCTCGGCCTTCCCAAGTGGATTAAGACGGGACTTGTAGTAACCGAGGTCAAGCCCGGCTCTCCGGCAGACGACGCCGGCCTCCAGGAGGGAGACGTAATAGTCAAGGCCGGAACCACCCCGAGAAACATGAGGCCGGTTAAGTCGGTAGACGACCTCTTGGCCGTTCTAAGGAAGGGAGGCGACTCTGGAGCCCTCCTCAAGGTTATTAGAGGAGAAGGGGTAATTTACGTCGTTTTAAATCCACAGGAGTAGGAGTGAGAGATGGAGGAGAAGGAGTTTTTCTTAGAAGATGAAGAGAACCTCGGACTTGAAGGTATAGAAGAGGGGGAAAGCGCCGAGCTTTCCCTCTTTAACCAGGAGATAGACCCTTCGCTTATCGAGAGCTTCGTCCCCGATAAGGACTCCCTCGACGCTTTTTTAAAGTCTATCTCCAAGATTCCCCTCCTGTCGCGGGAAGAGGAGATAGAGCTTGCGAAGAGGGCAAAGGCAGGAGATAAAGAGGCGCTGAAGAAGCTCGTAGAGTCCAACCTCAGATTCGTTGTAAGCGTTGCCAAAAAGTACCTGGGGTGCGGACTGCCCCTCCACGACCTAATAGCGGAGGGAATCCTGGGGCTCATAGAGGCGGCAAGGCGCTTCGACCCTGACAAAGGGGTGAAGTTCATCTCCTACGCCGTATGGTGGATAAGGCAGTCCATAATGCAGGCACTGGCCCAGCAGACCGGAGCGGTAAAAATCCCGGTGAAACAGGCCGTTTTGGTAAATAAAATCACCCGCTCTTACGGCGAACTCTTAAAGAAACTGGGCAGAGAGCCCACAATCGAAGAGCTTGCCGACTACGTAGGTATGGAACCCAAAGAAGTTGAAAGGCTCCTCTCAATATGCCAAGTGCCCCTATCCCTCGATACTCCAATAGGTGACGAAGAGGACACTACTTTTAAAGACTTCCTGAAGGGAGAGGGCACAGCTGAAGTAGAAGAGAAAGTTGTCCAGGAGGAGCTTAAACAGAGCATCCAGGAGATGCTCGAGCAGCTCACACCCCAGGAGAAGAAGATAATAATAATGCGCTTTGGACTCGACGGTAACGAGCCGAAAACCCTCAGAGAAATAGGAGAGAAGCTCGGCATAAGCCGCGAAAGGGTTCGCCAGCTCGAAACGAGGGCTAAGAAAAAAATGAAAGAGTACGCACTAAGGAAGAAACTTAACGTTTTCCTGAACTAACCTTCCCGGAGGTCTCATTCCCTCCGGGGAGTTTCTCCTTCCTCTTAAACTCCACCTTCTTCCCTTCCTCCTCCCTGGGAACGGCAACCTGAATATAAATCTCAACCCTCCTATTCCTCGCTTGAAGAATCGGATTGTTCCAAGTATAAAGAGGCCTGGTCGCATCGTAACCGACGGCCATTAAACGGCTCGGGTCAACCCCCCGAGATATCAGATAACGAACGACAGTAGTAGCCCTTCTTATAGAAAGGTCCCAACTGTCTTGAATATTCGGCATAGGAACGGTAGGCTCATCTTTACTGGTATGCCCCTCAACCCTAACCATGTAGTTACCCTTCAGGTTCTTTATTATCTTCGCAATCTGGTCGAGAGCCCTCTTGGCCTCTGGGGTAAGTTCAAGGGAGTTTTGCTTAAACAGAACCTTATTAAAAAGCCTGATAAGAACGTAGTTCTCCGTGACAACAATCTGATAACCGTAAATCGGAAGAATCTGTTTAATTATCTTCTTTATCTTCTTCGCAAGGTCGGTAGTGTAAATCTGAATCGGTTTTACAATCGATATCTGCTGGAAAGTTTGAGCCTTCTCTCCCTGAAAGTAAGAGAGAAACTTCATTGCCTTTGTAATATCAAGCGTCGACATAGAATAAAGAAGAATGAAAAACGTAAGCAGAAGCGACATAAGGTCGCTAAAACTGGTCAGCCACGCTGGAACAGACTTACACTCCTCCTTCTTTCTCCTCGCCATACCAACCTACATGGGAAGGTGGATAACTATCTCTATACGCCGGTTTTTGGCCCTACCCTCCGGAGTATTATTCGGAGCTATCGGGTGGTAGGGGCCACAGCCGGCAGCTGAGAGCTTTTTCGGGTCGTAGCCACACTGAATAAAAAGTCTCAAAATAGCAGTAGCCCTGGCCGCAGAAAGCTCCCAGTTAGAAGGAAAACGCTTGGTATGAATCGGCGTATTATCAGTATACCCCTCTATGGTTAAAGGAAGGTCAAGCTCTTTAAGTTTCCTGCATATCTCCATGATAATGGGAATAGCCTGAGGATAAGGTCTATCCTCTCCGGGTGGGAAAAGCTTGTCGGTGTTAATCCTGAGCCTGATGCTGGTCCCGAACTTCGCGACTTCCGAGTTTATCCCCAACCTCTTTAACATCTGCCTTATCTCATGGAGCTTCTCCTCTATCTTCTGCCGCGAGCGCATCTTGGGGTACATATCCGGCATCTGAACCGGAATGTTCTTGCCGTTTATCACCCTCTGCTCGTAAATAACATAGTGGCCCCCAAAGGCCTCTATAATCCCCTTAATGGCTTGATAGAACTTCTCCAGAGAGATGGTAGACATAGAGTACAGGAGAATAAAGAACGTCAACAGCAGAGACATCAGGTCACCGAAACTTGTAAGCCAAGCAGGAGGAGCCTTACACTCCTCCTTCTTCTTTCGAGCCATCCATTAACCCTCTTTCAGTTCCACTCCGAGAAGTCCCGCAAGCTTCTGCCTTAAAACATTGGGGTTAAGCCCCTTCTCAATAGCCTCTGCAGTAAGCAGGTAAGCTTCAAGGAAGAGAAGCTTTAAATCCTTGTAATACTTAAGTTTCTTAGATACCGGAATACAGAGAGTGTTTGCCAAAATAGCACCGTACAGAGTCGT is a window of Thermovibrio ammonificans HB-1 DNA encoding:
- a CDS encoding C40 family peptidase, translated to MVKRILAALTLVLIGVSSAQARIYTVKRGDSLYKIAHRFHISIRELKRANHLRSNILRPGQRLYIPPRFHSRAWYRQFRPEKSTETISFIEKKSEVERNISSISSEMVPLTNAVYQEAEELSDVLSTPLNVKYDNWSLSILNNPEYKGIFFKTLAQVFKELKNTPYVFGGNNPKFGLDCSSFTMYVYRKLGVKLPRTARAQYNFGIPIDRHHLKVGDLVFFRTYARYPSHVGIYIGNGKFIHFSSMYHGLAISSLNDRYFRRRFIGARRVLSEKKIKQLIYAQTK
- a CDS encoding DegQ family serine endoprotease gives rise to the protein MNTRQLLKGCVAAAFTLVAASAPVMAQVEATQQDYQVVQSLQRVFESVAEKVKPAVVNISTVSEIKFKHPPIPPQFRDFFHQFGIPFPFPNFPDSFQTRALGSGFIVKVKDGWAYILTNNHVVAHAKKIRVKLSDGTVYRAKVVGTDPKTDVALIKIHVGNKKVPVLQLGDSDKIKVGEFVIAVGNPYGLNWTVTHGIISAKGRHGLGLNPIEDFIQTDAAINPGNSGGPLCDIHGRVIGINTAIVRNAQGLGFAVPINIAKKVMEDLLKYGKVIRGWLGVYIEDISGELAQKFGVKEGVLVTKVMPGSPAEKGGLKSGDIIVEFNGKPVKNVADLQLKVINTKPGTKVKITVIRDGERKTLTVKIGQMPGSQQLASADLLSKYGFSVQKLTPELREKLGLPKWIKTGLVVTEVKPGSPADDAGLQEGDVIVKAGTTPRNMRPVKSVDDLLAVLRKGGDSGALLKVIRGEGVIYVVLNPQE
- a CDS encoding sigma-70 family RNA polymerase sigma factor, translating into MEEKEFFLEDEENLGLEGIEEGESAELSLFNQEIDPSLIESFVPDKDSLDAFLKSISKIPLLSREEEIELAKRAKAGDKEALKKLVESNLRFVVSVAKKYLGCGLPLHDLIAEGILGLIEAARRFDPDKGVKFISYAVWWIRQSIMQALAQQTGAVKIPVKQAVLVNKITRSYGELLKKLGREPTIEELADYVGMEPKEVERLLSICQVPLSLDTPIGDEEDTTFKDFLKGEGTAEVEEKVVQEELKQSIQEMLEQLTPQEKKIIIMRFGLDGNEPKTLREIGEKLGISRERVRQLETRAKKKMKEYALRKKLNVFLN
- a CDS encoding OmpA/MotB family protein, which encodes MARRKKEECKSVPAWLTSFSDLMSLLLTFFILLYSMSTLDITKAMKFLSYFQGEKAQTFQQISIVKPIQIYTTDLAKKIKKIIKQILPIYGYQIVVTENYVLIRLFNKVLFKQNSLELTPEAKRALDQIAKIIKNLKGNYMVRVEGHTSKDEPTVPMPNIQDSWDLSIRRATTVVRYLISRGVDPSRLMAVGYDATRPLYTWNNPILQARNRRVEIYIQVAVPREEEGKKVEFKRKEKLPGGNETSGKVSSGKR
- a CDS encoding OmpA/MotB family protein, with product MARKKKEECKAPPAWLTSFGDLMSLLLTFFILLYSMSTISLEKFYQAIKGIIEAFGGHYVIYEQRVINGKNIPVQMPDMYPKMRSRQKIEEKLHEIRQMLKRLGINSEVAKFGTSIRLRINTDKLFPPGEDRPYPQAIPIIMEICRKLKELDLPLTIEGYTDNTPIHTKRFPSNWELSAARATAILRLFIQCGYDPKKLSAAGCGPYHPIAPNNTPEGRAKNRRIEIVIHLPM